CTCAGGAGAATATGAAAAATGGGCAAAAGAGCAACTATCTTCTGCAGATAGTCCTGTAAATAAACGTGGTTTAACCCTCAGAGATGAAATTGCAGCAAGTATTACATGTTACTATTGGTGGTTTATTGACAATGCTGCCGCGGAATATAAACCTTTCACAAAATGCCCAAATTGTTTCGGGCAACTTACAAAATATGCAAATAAATATAATGTAAATACACATATTTGCGGACAATGTAACATTATCATCGCGACATAAGAAACGACTGCTAATGCAGGGTTTGTGTTGGTTGAGTTTTAAAGAATTGCTAAAAATTGTTTAGTTAGACCTTGTCAGTATTAAATAATTCTAATTGACGACAATTTCAACAAAAAAATAAAATGACAATAGACAAAATTTTGGAAATTGGTATTGACAATAAAGGCAGGCTTTACCTTAAACCTGAGAAGCAACGTTTTACACTTATATATAGAACTGCAACAGAAATTCATTGGGAAGACAATGGAAATTTCCTCTATTCACCCAAACCGCGAGAATGGACATATTTTGATTGGTTCAGGCAAATAGTAAGAGTGACGGAAACTGAATTCAACTGCAAGCTTATTTTGACAAACGAAACAGTATGGGTAAATACAGCAGAGGAACTAAAACTACAAATAATTGAATCCCAAAAAAACTCATAATAAAATAAAGACGCAAAACAACTAATTTTGACATAATATGCCAACGGGGAAAGCAGAAAACCGAGTAGAGTAAGCAAAGCAAACAAATAAACGATGAAAAAATTTATGATTGATATTCTTTTACAAGGAATAGATGATGAAACGAGAATGAAATTATTAGCGAAGGAACAAGAAATAATAAAAGAATGGGAGGACAATGGAACCCTT
The genomic region above belongs to Bacteroidota bacterium and contains:
- a CDS encoding DUF2310 family Zn-ribbon-containing protein; amino-acid sequence: MPTLDYETCKCGSRPPVVLQSHFTNNPISCADCNLEVDLNQLNLSEDLVERIAQWNSFYNSFYIIWLDSGEYEKWAKEQLSSADSPVNKRGLTLRDEIAASITCYYWWFIDNAAAEYKPFTKCPNCFGQLTKYANKYNVNTHICGQCNIIIAT